In Ornithinibacter aureus, the genomic stretch TCTTCGACCGATCCAATGCCAGCTCGATCACCGGGGCCCTCTTCGCCGCCCGCGAGAACGCCCGGCGAGCTCGCGAGACGTTGTCGACCGAGCTGTGGGAGGGCATCAACACGACGTGGCACCGCTGGAACGGCTTCGGGCGGACCGTCACCACCGAGCGGCACCTGTCGTGGGTGCGCGAACGGGCGGCGCTGGTGTCCGGCATCGCCGACTCGACGATGTCGCACGACGAGGCCTGGGACTTCCTCGTGCTCGGTCGCAGCCTCGAGCGGGCCGACATGACAGCGCGGCTCGTGGCCACCGGCGGCCTGCCGCGCGGCGGCGCCCCGTGGTCGGTGGTGCTGTCGTCGTGTGGGGCCCAGCAGGCCTTCATGCGCAGCCAGCGCGGGCTGCTCAGTGACGACCGGGCGGCGGCCTTCCTCGTGCTCGACCGCGAGTTCCCCCGGTCGGTCTTCTTCGCCCTCTCCGAGGCCGAGCGTCGGCTCGACGCCCTCTCACCGCAGGAGGACCGCATCGGCATCTCCGACGAGGCACGGCGCCAGCTCGGCCGCATCCGCACCTCGCTGGAGTACCGGGCGACCTCCGACGTGATCGCCGACCTGCCGGCCCAGATGCTGCGGGTGCAGGGGTCGGTGATGGCGGCGTCGCAGGCCGTGGCGTCCCGATACTTCCAGTCCGGGCAGGTCACGACGTGGACCCGGGACGGGGTGGTCTGACATGCGCCGCTGGCGAATCGTGCACACGACCTCCATCACCTACGACGGTCAGGTTCGCGCTGCCCACAACGAGCTGCGGATGACCCCGGTCAACGAGGCCGGTCAGACCACCCTCGAGAACCGCATCCGCATCCGCCCGATGACGTGGAGCCACGTCTACCGCGACCACTGGGGCACCCACGTCATGGCGATGGAGAGCCTGGCCAGCCACGGCCAGCTCGAGATCGAGGCCATCTCCACCGTCGAGCGCACCGACGTCGCCCGGCCCACGCCGTCGCTGGACTGGGCGGCCGTGCGTGATCCTGCCGTGCAGGACCGCAGCTACGAGTGGCTGATGCTGTCGGCGCGCACCCGCCCCGGTGACGGCATCGCCGAGCTGGTGGATGCCGTTCGCGGACTGGAGACGCCGCGCGCGGCTGCCGAGGAACTCGCCTCCCTGGTGCGTGCGGAGATGAAGTACGTGCCGGGCAGCACCAGCGTGCACAGTCGCGGCGAGGACGCCTGGGCCGAGCGCTCCGGTGTCTGCCAGGACTTCGCCCACATCACCGTCGGAGCCCTGCGCAGCCTCGGCCTGCCCGCGCGGTACGTCTCGGGGTACCTCGTGCCGGTGAGGGACACCGCCGTCGGTGAGACGAGCAAGGGCGAGAGCCATGCCTGGGTCGAGTACTGGGACGGTGGCTGGACACCCCTTGATCCCACGAACGGCACCGAGGTCGGGGTCGACCACGTCGTCGTGGCGCGCGGCCGTGACTACGAGGACGTCCCCCCGTTCAAGGGCATCTACTCGGGGCGGGCCACGGCATCCCTGGGTGTCGTGGTGGCGATCACCCGCCTGGCCTGATCCGCCGCTGCGCCGACCCCCTGCACCCCGGCGCTCCTGCGAATGTGGGTGAAGATCTTCGTCTGCGCGGCGATTTTCACCCACATTCGCACCAGGGGGGCGCCCGGCATACCCTTGACGCGCCATGACACCCAAGACCTATGACGTGCGCACCCACGGGTGCCAGATGAACGTCCACGACTCCGAGCGCCTCGCCGGCCTGCTCGAGACCGCCGGCTACGTCGACCTCGCGAGCGTGCCCGCCGCCGAGCGTCCCGAGACCGCGGACGTCGTCGTGTTCAACACCTGCGCCGTGCGCGAGAACGCCGACAACAAGCTCTACGGCAACCTCGGCCAGCTCCGCCCCGCCAAGACCGCGAACCCCGACCTGCAGATCGCCGTCGGTGGCTGCATGGCCCAGAAGGACCGCGAGAGCATCGTCAAGCGCGCCCCGTGGGTGGACGTCGTCTTCGGCACCCACAACATCGGCAGCCTGCCGGCGCTGCTCGACCGGGCGCGGCACAACAAGCGCGCCGAGGTCGAGATCCTCGAGTCGCTCGAGACCTTCCCCTCGACGCTGCCGACCCGCCGCGACTCCGCCTTCGCCGGCTGGGTGTCGATCAGCGTCGGGTGCAACAACACCTGCACCTTCTGCATCGTCCCCAGCCTGCGCGGCAAGGAGGCAGACCGCCGTCCGGGCGAGATCCTCGCCGAGGTCGAGGCGCTCGTCGCCCAGGGCGTCATCGAGGTCACCCTGCTGGGGCAGAACGTCAACACCTACGGCGTCGAGTTCGGCGACCGGTTCGCCTTCGGCAAGCTGCTGCGCGCCTGCGGTGAGATCACGGGCCTGGAGCGGGTGCGCTTCACCAGCCCCCACCCGGCCGCGTTCACCGACGACGTCATCGAGGCCATGGCCGCGACCCCGAACGTCATGCCGAGCCTGCACATGCCGCTGCAGTCCGGCTCCGACACGGTGCTCAAGGCGATGCGTCGCTCGTACCGCAGCGAGAAGTTCCTCGGCATCATCGACAAGGTCCGCACCGCCATCCCGGATGCCGCGATCACCACCGACATCATCGTCGGCTTCCCCGGCGAGACCGAGGCCGACTTCGAGCAGACCCTGCGCGTCGTCGAGGCGTCCCGGTTCTCCAGCGCCTTCACCTTCCAGTACTCCATCCGCCCCGGCACGCCGGCAGCGACGATGCCCGACCAGGTGCCCAAGGCCGTCGTCCAGGAGCGCTTCGACCGGCTCATCGAGCTCCAGGAACGCGTCTCGTGGGCCGAGAACCGCACCCTCGAGGGCCGCGAGGTCGAGGTGCTCGTCGCCCCCGGCGAGGGCCGCAAGGACGGCGAGACCGCTCGCCTGTCCGGCCGGGCCCGCGACAACCGCCTCGTGCACTTCGCCGTGCCCGACGGCGCCGAGCGCCCGCGCCCGGGTGACGTCGTGACCGTGGGGGTCACCTACGGTGCGCCGCACCACCTCGTGGCCGACAGCGCCGTGCAGGGCGGTGCCTACTCGGTGCGTCGCACTGCGGGTGGCGACGCGTGGGCATCGCTGCAGGATGCGCCGGTGCCCGGCAAGCCGGCCGTCTCCCTGGGGATGCCGTCGCTCGGCAAGCCCGCGACGTCACCGACACCCACCGCGCCCTGCGCGACCTGAGCGAACTACCCGAGCGCGAGAACCGCGGCGAGCACGCCCACCGCCGCGAGGGCGAGGGCCAGGCCCAGCGCTCGCAGCGAACGCGCGCGTTCCCGAGCGGGGTCGACCCGGCGCTCGGGTGAGTTGGCCGCGGCATACAGGGGGGCGGGGTCGAACGGCTCGATGTCGAGCGGGGGCAACCCCGAGGTGTTGTGCGCCATGGACGGCTCTCTTCCTGGGAGACGAGGCGGGTTCCCCCGAGGGTAGGCACGCGGCACACCCCTCGCTGGCAGTTGGCGTCTCGGCCCGCAAACCCTGACCGAACGGCCGAGACCCCCGACCGTTCGGTCGAGGGTCTCGGGTCGCGTCAGAGGGAGATCAGGTGCCGATGGCGCCGTCAGCCGCGGACTGCGCGGTGTCGACGTGCTCGGCGAACTGGCCGCCGGTCTTCTCGTCAGCGAGGTCGCCGACCTTGTCGATGGCATGGTCGCTGATGCTCTCGACCTGGTCGCCATGAGTCTCGGTCAGTTCCGCCAACTTCTCCTTGGCGCTGTCAAAGATGTTCACACGCCCTCCTTCCGCTAGGTGACAGTTCAGACCCCACGAAGGGGTGCGCTCACAGTACGTTCGGGGAGGCGTGCAACGGGAGGGTTTTCGAGAAGCCGGTGGGCTGGCCCTCGTCCCGGGCGAGGTTCAGCCCTGGTCAGGGTCGAGCCATGCGTGCACCAAGGGCACCACGGAGGCGCCCACACCCCGGGCACCGTCGTCGCGAGGCTCACAGGGTGGATGCCGTCGGTCCACCCGTCGATCGGGACGTCGCGTCGGTCTCGACCTCGGGTGTCGCGACGGTGGATCCCCAGTCCGAGAGCAGCTCACACACCGCGGTGTGGAACTCCTCGTCACGCACGCCGCGCGGCATGAGCAGTGACGCGTCGTACTTGCCCGCCCGAGCCCCGGCCGCAGGGTCGAGGAGTCCTCGAGGAAGCGCGACCAGTGGACGGTCACGAGACGGCGGGCGGTCGGGTCGACCGTGCGCCAGCGGGCGAACGCGTCGACGACGATCGTCGGGTTCACCCGACGATCGCAGGAGCAGGTGTCCGGCTCGCTCACCCGACAGCGCGTCTGAGAGAATCACGGCATGCCGATCCGTCCCGTCGTCGTCACCGGTGAGCCAGTCCTGCACCAGCGTGCCCAACCCGTCGAGGTCATCGACGACGAGGTCCGTGCCCTTGTGGCCGACATGTTCGAGACGATGGATGCCGCCCGCGGAGTCGGGCTGGCAGCTCCCCAGATCGGTGTGGGGCTGCGGATCTTCACGTGGCAGCTTGCGAACGCCGACGGCATCCCCGAGCGCGGCGTCGTCATCAACCCCTACCTGACGTCGGCCAAGCCGCCCGTGGGCGACCCGGACCCCCACGACGAGGTCGAGGGCTGCCTGTCGGTCCCCGGGGAGTCGTTCCCGCTGCGTCGGGGGGAGAGCGCCTCCCTCGTCGGCCAGGACCTCGACGGCAACGAGATCCGCTACGAGGCGACCGGCTGGTTCGCCCGCATGCTCCAGCACGAGTACGACCACCTCAACGGTTTCCTCTACGTCGACCGGCTCACCGGCAAGTGGGCCCGACGGGCGCGCAAGTCGGTCAAGGCCAACGGGTGGGGTGAGCCGGGGATCTCGTGGACTCCGGGCGTGGATCGCGACCCCTTCGGCCACGACGACGACCCGCCCGAGGAGGAGCGTGTCGACTGACGGCGACACCCCAGTCGTCGCCGTCGTCGGGGCGACCGCCACCGGCAAGTCCGACCTCGGCATCGCGCTGGCGCAGCTGCTCGACGGCGAGGTCGTCTCGGCCGATGCCAGCCAGCTCTACCGGGGCATGGACATCGGCACGGCCAAGGTGCCCCTCGCCCAGCGGCACGGCATCGCGCACCACCAGATCGACGTCCTGGACGTCACCGACGAGGCGACGATCGCGGGCTTCCAGCGCCATGCACGAGCCGACCTCGACGCGGTCCTCGCGAGGGGGCGGGTCCCTGTCGTCGTCGGTGGCTCGGGTCTGTACGTCCGGGCACTGCTCGACCACCTCGACCTCCCTCCGACCGATCCCGACGTCCGGCAACGGTTCGAGGAGCGCGCAGACGCCGAGGGCACGACCGCCCTCCTTGCCGAGCTGAGGGAGCTGGACCCCGTCGCCGCAGCGGCCATCGAACCGAACAACACCCGGCGGATCGTGCGCGCCCTGGAGGTCATCGAGCTCACGGGGCGGCCGTTCAGCGCGACGATGCCGACCCGGCAGACCCTGCGCCCCACGGTCTTCGTGGGTCTGCGCGTGGACCGGGAGGCACTCGACCGCAGGATCGAGCGACGCACCCGCCAGATGTTCGTCTCTGGCCTGGTCGAGGAGGCCCGAGGCCTCTTGGGTGTCGGACTTCGCGAGGGTCGCACGGCGAGCCGGGCGGTCGGCTACGCCCAGGCGCTCGCGGTCATCGACGGATCCATGTCGGTCGAGGAGGCAGAAGCCGACACCGCGCTGCGGACCCGCCGGTTGGTGCGGCGGCAGGAGTCGTGGTTCGGCGCCGATCCGCGCACCACGTGGTTCGACCCGACCGAATCCGACCTCCTGGACCGGGTGGCGCGAACGATCGAGGACGCGGCGTCCACGGCGCGGCGGGTCAGGTGCGACGATGAGCCCCATGGCTGAGCGGCTGACCTTCACCAAGGGGCACGGCACGGAGAACGACTTCGTGCTCGTGCCCGATCTCGACGGCGCCCTCGACCTCACCGCACCGTTGGCGGCGGCCATCGCCGACCGTCGTGCCGGGGTGGGCGGCGACGGCGTGATCCGCGTCGTGCCGACCGAGGCGGCCAGCGACCAGGCGGTGCGCGACCAGGCACCGCACGCGCGCTGGTTCATGGACTACCGCAACGCCGACGGCAGCCTGTCGGAGATGTGCGGCAACGGCACCCGCGTCTTCGCCGCGTTCCTGCGTCGCGAGGGGCTGGAGAGCGCCGACGAGTTCGCCATCGCCACCCGCGCCGGCGTCAAGCACGTGCGGGTCGATGGCGACGGGTTCGCCGTCGGGCTCGGCCCGTGGCGCCTCGGCGACCCCGCGACGGCCCAGCGCGACGGGTTCGACGCGCTGGTGCACCTCGACGACCTCGAGCCGTTCTCGGCCCTGACCGTCGACGTCGGCAACCCCCACACGGTCGTCGCCCTGCCGGAGGCCGTCGCCCTCGACGCGGTCGATCTCACGACTGCCCCGGCCGTGCGCCCCGAACCGGTGCACGGCACCAACGTCGAGATCGTGCGACCCCTCGGCCCCGGCCACGTGTCGATGCGGGTCTTCGAGCGCGGCGTCGGTGAGACCCGCTCCTGCGGCACCGGTGCCTGCGCGGCGGCGATCGCGACGAGCTTCTGGGCAGGTTCGCTCGACACCGGCTCCACCTGGCTGGTCGACGTGCCGGGCGGCCGGCTCACGGTGCGACTGCTGCCCGACCACGGGGTCGAGCTCGCGGGCCCGGCAGCGCTCGTGGCCGACGGGGTCATCGACATCGCCCAGCTCACCCGTCGAGCGCAGCCCTGACGTCGGTGCCCAGGAACTCGACGAACCCGTCGAGGTCCGGCTCGTCCCGGGTCGGCTGGAACACCACGGTCGTGGCGCCGATCGCGGCGAGCCGGCGCACGGCATCCGCGATCGCCCCGGCGTCGCCGGCGACCCCGCGGCCGGGGGCGCCGTCGGTGTGACCCCACCGCGCCAGCTCCTCCTCGACGCGCTGGTGGGCCCGGCCGCCGGTGGCGGTGAGGAGGTGCGCGAGCACCGGCATCGGTGGGGCGTCGGGGCCGCGGCCCTGCGCCCAGCCGAGTCGGCCAGCGGCGACGGAGTCCTCGAGCTCGCTCTCGGAGACGGCCGACCCGACGAGGATGCCGTCGCCGTACCGCCCCGCGAGCTCGAGGGTCTTCGGGCCGCCGCCGCCGATGAGCAGCGGGCTGCCCGGCTCCGGCGGCCAGTCCAGCTTCACGCGGTCGAGGTGCACGTAGCGCCCCGCGGTGCTCACCTCGTGGCCGTCGAGCAGCAGCCGCATGGCCTGCGCGTGCTCGCGCAGCAGGGTGAGCGGAGAGCGTTCCCGGGCGCCGACCTGACCCATCCAGTCCTGCACCCCGTGGCCGATGCCGGGCAGGAAGCGGCCCGGGAAGAGGCGGTGGATGGTCGCCACCTCCATGGCGAGCAGGGCCACGTTGCGCAGCGGCACCGGGGCCAACCCGATGCCGACCCGCACCCGGTCCGTCCAGGCCAGCGCCGCCGCGGCCGCCGCGCCCCCCGACTCCTTGAAGCAGTCCTCCCACACCCAGAGCTCGTCGAGGTGACGATCGGCGGCGGCCGCCAGTGGGCGCAGCGCCTCGGGAGGCAACGTCGGGACGAGCACGACCCCCAGCGCGGGTGTCACGGCGCCCTCACCTCGAGCACCCGAAATCCCTTGCTCGACGCGAACCGGCCACACGGCATCCCCAGTTCGACCTCGATCCAGCGCTGGAGGCTGTCCGACCCGAGGTTCTTCTGCACGACCAGGTAGGCCACACCGCCGGGCGCGAGCCGCGACAGCCACGTGCGCAGCAGGTCGTGCAGCACGGCCTTGCCGACCCTGATCGGCGGGTTGGACCAGATGAGGTCGAAGCGCACGTCATCCGGGATGCCGTCGGCCGTCGTCGCCGTGACCCGCCCCAGTCCCAGCGCGGCGGCGTTGCGGCGGGTGAGGTCCAGGGCACGCTCGTTGACGTCGAGGGCGTGCACGGTTGCGTCCGGGGAGGACAGGGCGAGGGTGAGGGCGATCGGCCCCCAACCGCAGCCGAGGTCGAGGAAGGTGCCGGTGGCCGGGGGAGCGGGCGCCTCGTCGAGCAGCACCGCGGTGCCCTTGTCCAGGCCGCCGGGGGAGAAGATGCCGGGCGCGACCTCGACCTCGACGGCTCGCCCGGCAAGGCGCACCCGCACCCGGCGCCGCTCGTTCGGGCTCGCCGGATCGGCCGTGAAGTAGTGGTCGTTCTCAGTCATCGCAGGGCACACGCTAGCGCCGGTCGGAAGAAAGCGTTCGCCATGGGGCGTTGCCCGGTGAGACCCTAGGGAGAACATGACTTCGAACCACAGCATCTCCGGGCGAGCCAACGCGCTCGCTGACGACACGACCTTCGACGAGTCCGGCTTCGTCCTGGACGACGACGCCTCGTTCGACGGTGACCAGCTCGACCGCGAGGAGCGCGCCGCCCTGCGCCGCGTCGGCGGGCTCTCGACCGAGCTCGAGGACGTCACCGAGGTCGAGTACCGCCAGCTGCGCCTCGAGCGCGTCGTGCTGGCCTCGGTCTGGTGCGAGGGCACCGCCGAGGACGCCGACAACTCGATGCGTGAGCTCGCAGCCCTCGCCGAGACGGCCGGTTCCGAGGTGCTCGCCGGGCTCGTCCAGCGGCGGGCCAACCCCGACCCAGCGACCTACCTCGGCAAGGGCAAGGCCGCCGAGCTGCGCGACATCGTCATTGCCGAGGGTGCCGACACGGTGGTCTGCGACACCGAGCTCGCGCCGAGCCAGCGCCGCGCCCTCGAGGACGTCGTCAAGGTCAAGGTCATCGACCGCACGGCCCTGATCCTCGACATCTTCGCCCAGCACGCGAAGTCCCGCGAAGGCAAGGCACAGGTCGAGCTCGCCCAGCTGCAGTACCTCCTGCCGCGACTGCGCGGTTGGGGTGAGTCGATGTCCCGGCAAGCGGGTGGCCAGGCGGCCGGCGGTCAGGGCATGGGCTCGCGAGGCCCGGGTGAGACCAAGATCGAGCTCGACCGTCGCCGGATCAACACGCGCATCGCCAAGCTGCGGCGTGAGATCAAGGAGATGAAGACCGTCCGTGACACCAAGCGGGGGTCGCGCAAGGCCAACGCCGTGCCGAGCGTGGCCATCGCCGGCTACACCAACGCCGGCAAGTCGAGCATCCTCAACCGGCTGACCGGTGCCGGCGTGCTCGTCGAGAATGCGCTGTTCGCGACGCTCGACCCGACCGTGCGCAAGGCCGAGACGCTCGACGGGCGGCTCTACACCCTGGCCGACACGGTCGGTTTTGTCCGGGCGCTGCCGCACCAGCTCGTCGAGGCGTTCCGCTCGACCCTGGAGGAGGTGGCCGAGGCCGACCTGCTGCTGCACGTCGTCGACGGCTCCCACCCCGACCCCGAGGGCCAGATCTCGGCCGTGCGCGCCGTGCTGGCCGACGTCGACGCCACCGACGTGCGCGAGGTCATCGTCATCAACAAGGCTGACGTCGCCGACCCCGAGGTCATCGCGCGCCTCCAGCGGCACGAGAAGCATTCGATCGTCGTGTCCGCCCGCAGCGGTGAGGGCATGGAGGAGCTTCGCGCCCTCATCGGCGAGGAGCTTCCCCACCCGGACGTCGAGGTCGAGGTGCTCGTGCCCTACAGCCGCGGCGACCTCGTGAGCCGGCTGCACGAACAGGGTGACGTGCTGGAGTCGCGCCACGAGGCCGAGGGGACGCGGGTGCGCGCCCGGGTGCACGCGAACCTCGCCGCAGACCTCGCCGACCTGGTGACCACTGCCTGATCGCCGCCTGATCTGCCCCGGGCCGCTGCCGGACCACAGGGTTGCCGGTCAGGGGGCAGGCGGCTCGTCAGACCCGCCGAGCGCGGCATCGGCCAGGGCCACGCCTGAGCCGCTGTAGACGTGCAGCACCGTGTCCGCACCGTTGGCGTGCAGTTCGGTGACCTCGTCGTCGTAGCGGGCGACAGCCGCGACGGTGCCGGTGAAGCTGCGGGCGCGCACGACCTCGATGGTCGCGAGGTTGGCCTCGTGGAACGGCATGGCGAGCACCACGGTGCGCAGGGTCCTCACCGCGACCAGGCGGCGCCACAGGCTGCTGTCGGTCGCATCCGCCAGCACGACCTCGACGCCCCGAGCCCGCAGCCGGGCCACCCGTTCCTCGTCGTGCTCGATGCCGAGCACCCGCAGGCCGCGCTCGGTCAGCCGGCGGTGCGCGGCGCTGCCGACCCGTCCCATCCCGAGGACGAGGGCGTCGACGTCGTGCAGGGGGATCGGCCGTTCCGCCTCGTCGAGTGACTCCGGGTCGGGGTCGGGCCAGCGGCGCTCGATCGCGTCGGAGATCTGCTCCGCCCTGGCATTGACCGCACTGGAGAGCACGAAGCTGAGCGCCACGGTCACGGCCGTCGTGGTGACCCAGCGTTCGGTGACGAGACCGGCATCCTGCGCCGTCGCCATGACGACGAGGGCGAACTCGGAGCTGTTGGCGAGCACGAGCGCCGTGAGCACCGCCGTGCGACGGCGCATCCGCAGCATCGACAGGAGCACCACGTAGGCCAGCGTCTGCACCGGCAGCAGGAGTAGCAGCAGGGCGGCGGTGAGGACCTGCTGAAGGTCCGGGACGCCGTGCAGCCCGATCGACAGGAAGAACGCGACGAGCAGCAGCTCCTTGACCCCGAAGATCGACTTCGCGAGGTCGTCGGAGCGGGCCGCGCCGGCGAGCAACATGCCCATGGCCAAGGCGCCGAGGTCGCCCTTGAGGCCCAGCGCGTCGAAGAGGGCGTACCCCGGGACGAAGGCCATGAGCACCCCGAACAGCACCTGCAGCTCGGCCCGCCCGGCTCGCTCCCAGAGCGCGACGATCACCCGCCGGGCGGGGATCAGCAGGAGCAGGCCGAACGCCCACGGGCTCGGCGGGCTGCCGTGGGACACGGCCACGAAGACCACGGCGAAGACGTCCTGCACGACGAGGACGCCGATCGCGATCTGCCCGTAGCGCGAACGTGACTCGTTGCGCTCGTCGAGCACCTTGACGACGAACACGGTGCTCGAGAACGACAGGGCCAGGGCGATCAGGGCCAGGGCGCGCAGGTCCAACCCGGACGCCTCGGCGACGCCGAGCGCGGACAGCGCGGTGAGGAAGCCGACGCCGATGCCGACCATGAGCAGCGAGTGCACCCCGGTGGTCAGCCACACCTCTCGGCGCAGCAGCCGCCGGACGTCGAGGTGAAGGCCGACGGCGAAGAGCAACAGGGTGACCCCGAGGTCGGCGAGCAGGTCGATCACCGGTGGCCGGCCCAGGTCGGCGCCGGAACCGACGGCATCGGCCCCGGCCAGCGCGAAGCCAGCAGCGAGGAAACCCAGCAGGGGTGGCAGCCGCAGCACCCGGGCGACCAGCCCGGCCGCGAAGGCTGCGGTGAGGACGATCGCGGCATCCGGCGTCATCGATGCCTCCTTCGCTGCGGTGCTCCCGTCGTGAGTCTGCCCGAGCATGGCAGGCTGGGTCGCCACCGACCCCGCAGGAGGATGCCGTGTCCCAGTTCACCGAGTCGTCCCCGGCCGACCAGCACCGGGTCGCCAGCGAGCAGCTGGTCGCGATCGCCGAGCAGGTGAGCGACTGGGACGCGCCGACCCCGGTGCGCGAGTGGGTGGCTCGTGACATCCCCGAGCACCTCACGTGGCTCGGCGGCTTCCTCGGCGGTCTGGGGGTGAGCGTGGACATCCCGCACCACGACGACCTCGCCGCCCAGGTGCGGTCCCAGGCGCAGGCCGTGCAGTCGTTGCTGGAGAGCCCCGCCGCGGCGCAGGACGTCGACAGCCCGATGGGTCGGATGCCGCTGGCGCAGGTGATCGCCTCGTTCTACACCTTCGACGTCATCGCCCACGGGTGGGACCTGGCCCGCTCGCAGGGGCTGGAGGTGACCTTCGACGAGGACTGGGCCACCGGCGCCTTTCACGGGATGTCGGCGATGGGCCCCGCGTTGCACGCCTCCGGCCAGTTCGGCACCCCGCAGCCGGTGGGTGAGGATGCCCCGATCCAGGACCGCCTGCTCGCCCTGCTCGGTCGTGATCCGCACTGGAGCCCCGGTGCCTGAGGGCCCACTCACCGACGAACAGGTCCGGCTGCGCCACAGCCCCGGCGACGACGACCCGTGGCGGCTCTGGGGCCCCTACCTCTCGGCTCGGCAGTGGGGCACGGTGCGCGAGGACTACTCCGAGGACGGTGACGCCTGGGCTCACTTCCCCTTCGACCAGGCGCACGCCCGGGCCTACCGCTGGGGTGAGGACGGCATCGCGGGCCTCACCGACCGGTACGGCTTCCTCAACCTCGCGGTCGCCGCCTGGAACCACCGTGACGACCGGCTCAAGGAGCGCCTGTTCGGCCTGACCAACGGCCAGGGCAACCACGGCGAGGACGCCAAGGAGTACTGGTGGGCGCTGGACGCCACCCCGACCCACTCGTGGGCCCAGTACCTCTACCGCTACCCGCAGGCCGCCTTCCCGTACGCCGCGCTCGTCGAGGAGAACGCTCGGCGCGGCCCGGACGCCCCGGAGTTCCAGCTCGCCGACACCGGGGTGCTCCGGCAGAGCCGCTTCTTCGACATCGTGACGACGCACGCCAAGGTCACCCCGCAGGACGTGTGCCTGGTCATCGAGGCGACCAA encodes the following:
- the dapF gene encoding diaminopimelate epimerase; protein product: MAERLTFTKGHGTENDFVLVPDLDGALDLTAPLAAAIADRRAGVGGDGVIRVVPTEAASDQAVRDQAPHARWFMDYRNADGSLSEMCGNGTRVFAAFLRREGLESADEFAIATRAGVKHVRVDGDGFAVGLGPWRLGDPATAQRDGFDALVHLDDLEPFSALTVDVGNPHTVVALPEAVALDAVDLTTAPAVRPEPVHGTNVEIVRPLGPGHVSMRVFERGVGETRSCGTGACAAAIATSFWAGSLDTGSTWLVDVPGGRLTVRLLPDHGVELAGPAALVADGVIDIAQLTRRAQP
- the def gene encoding peptide deformylase, with translation MPIRPVVVTGEPVLHQRAQPVEVIDDEVRALVADMFETMDAARGVGLAAPQIGVGLRIFTWQLANADGIPERGVVINPYLTSAKPPVGDPDPHDEVEGCLSVPGESFPLRRGESASLVGQDLDGNEIRYEATGWFARMLQHEYDHLNGFLYVDRLTGKWARRARKSVKANGWGEPGISWTPGVDRDPFGHDDDPPEEERVD
- a CDS encoding class I SAM-dependent methyltransferase; amino-acid sequence: MTENDHYFTADPASPNERRRVRVRLAGRAVEVEVAPGIFSPGGLDKGTAVLLDEAPAPPATGTFLDLGCGWGPIALTLALSSPDATVHALDVNERALDLTRRNAAALGLGRVTATTADGIPDDVRFDLIWSNPPIRVGKAVLHDLLRTWLSRLAPGGVAYLVVQKNLGSDSLQRWIEVELGMPCGRFASSKGFRVLEVRAP
- a CDS encoding antitoxin; this translates as MNIFDSAKEKLAELTETHGDQVESISDHAIDKVGDLADEKTGGQFAEHVDTAQSAADGAIGT
- a CDS encoding LLM class flavin-dependent oxidoreductase encodes the protein MTPALGVVLVPTLPPEALRPLAAAADRHLDELWVWEDCFKESGGAAAAAALAWTDRVRVGIGLAPVPLRNVALLAMEVATIHRLFPGRFLPGIGHGVQDWMGQVGARERSPLTLLREHAQAMRLLLDGHEVSTAGRYVHLDRVKLDWPPEPGSPLLIGGGGPKTLELAGRYGDGILVGSAVSESELEDSVAAGRLGWAQGRGPDAPPMPVLAHLLTATGGRAHQRVEEELARWGHTDGAPGRGVAGDAGAIADAVRRLAAIGATTVVFQPTRDEPDLDGFVEFLGTDVRAALDG
- the miaA gene encoding tRNA (adenosine(37)-N6)-dimethylallyltransferase MiaA, with translation MSTDGDTPVVAVVGATATGKSDLGIALAQLLDGEVVSADASQLYRGMDIGTAKVPLAQRHGIAHHQIDVLDVTDEATIAGFQRHARADLDAVLARGRVPVVVGGSGLYVRALLDHLDLPPTDPDVRQRFEERADAEGTTALLAELRELDPVAAAAIEPNNTRRIVRALEVIELTGRPFSATMPTRQTLRPTVFVGLRVDREALDRRIERRTRQMFVSGLVEEARGLLGVGLREGRTASRAVGYAQALAVIDGSMSVEEAEADTALRTRRLVRRQESWFGADPRTTWFDPTESDLLDRVARTIEDAASTARRVRCDDEPHG
- a CDS encoding alpha-E domain-containing protein gives rise to the protein MLSRIAESLFWIGRYTERADGTARIVDVLRLQLLEDPGADEVTASRTVLSVIMGMPFEGDPGFADVGAALVFDRSNASSITGALFAARENARRARETLSTELWEGINTTWHRWNGFGRTVTTERHLSWVRERAALVSGIADSTMSHDEAWDFLVLGRSLERADMTARLVATGGLPRGGAPWSVVLSSCGAQQAFMRSQRGLLSDDRAAAFLVLDREFPRSVFFALSEAERRLDALSPQEDRIGISDEARRQLGRIRTSLEYRATSDVIADLPAQMLRVQGSVMAASQAVASRYFQSGQVTTWTRDGVV
- the miaB gene encoding tRNA (N6-isopentenyl adenosine(37)-C2)-methylthiotransferase MiaB, which codes for MTPKTYDVRTHGCQMNVHDSERLAGLLETAGYVDLASVPAAERPETADVVVFNTCAVRENADNKLYGNLGQLRPAKTANPDLQIAVGGCMAQKDRESIVKRAPWVDVVFGTHNIGSLPALLDRARHNKRAEVEILESLETFPSTLPTRRDSAFAGWVSISVGCNNTCTFCIVPSLRGKEADRRPGEILAEVEALVAQGVIEVTLLGQNVNTYGVEFGDRFAFGKLLRACGEITGLERVRFTSPHPAAFTDDVIEAMAATPNVMPSLHMPLQSGSDTVLKAMRRSYRSEKFLGIIDKVRTAIPDAAITTDIIVGFPGETEADFEQTLRVVEASRFSSAFTFQYSIRPGTPAATMPDQVPKAVVQERFDRLIELQERVSWAENRTLEGREVEVLVAPGEGRKDGETARLSGRARDNRLVHFAVPDGAERPRPGDVVTVGVTYGAPHHLVADSAVQGGAYSVRRTAGGDAWASLQDAPVPGKPAVSLGMPSLGKPATSPTPTAPCAT
- a CDS encoding transglutaminase family protein: MRRWRIVHTTSITYDGQVRAAHNELRMTPVNEAGQTTLENRIRIRPMTWSHVYRDHWGTHVMAMESLASHGQLEIEAISTVERTDVARPTPSLDWAAVRDPAVQDRSYEWLMLSARTRPGDGIAELVDAVRGLETPRAAAEELASLVRAEMKYVPGSTSVHSRGEDAWAERSGVCQDFAHITVGALRSLGLPARYVSGYLVPVRDTAVGETSKGESHAWVEYWDGGWTPLDPTNGTEVGVDHVVVARGRDYEDVPPFKGIYSGRATASLGVVVAITRLA